A genomic region of Pseudomonas sp. KU43P contains the following coding sequences:
- a CDS encoding organic hydroperoxide resistance protein, whose product MQKVDPLYIAEATSTGGRDGKSRSSDGKLEVTLSTPKELGGAGGDGTNPEQMFAAGYSACFIGALKFVAGQEKKQLPATASITAKVGIGQIPGGFGLDIDLNINLPGLAQAEAEGLVEKAHKVCPYSNATRGNVDVRLHVTV is encoded by the coding sequence ATGCAAAAGGTCGACCCGCTGTACATCGCAGAAGCCACCTCCACCGGCGGTCGCGACGGCAAGTCCCGCTCCAGCGACGGCAAGTTGGAAGTCACGCTGAGCACCCCCAAAGAGCTGGGCGGCGCGGGTGGTGACGGCACCAACCCCGAGCAGATGTTCGCGGCCGGTTACTCGGCGTGCTTCATCGGCGCGCTGAAGTTCGTGGCCGGTCAGGAGAAAAAGCAGCTGCCCGCAACCGCCTCGATCACCGCCAAGGTAGGCATTGGCCAGATCCCCGGTGGCTTTGGCCTGGATATCGACCTGAACATCAATCTGCCGGGCCTGGCACAAGCTGAAGCAGAGGGGCTGGTGGAGAAAGCGCACAAGGTTTGCCCGTATTCCAATGCAACCCGTGGCAATGTGGATGTGCGACTGCATGTGACGGTCTGA
- the efp gene encoding elongation factor P, which produces MKTGKELKPGTVLRIDNDPWLVQKAEFTKSGRNSAIMKTKLKNLLTGYKTETVYGADDKLDDVILDRKEATLSFISGDAYTFMDTTDYTMYELNAEDIDAVLPYIEEGMEDICEAVFFEGRLVSVELPTTISRQVVYTENAARGDTSGKVMKPAKLKNGTEIQVADFIQIDEWIDIDTRDNSFKGRSKK; this is translated from the coding sequence ATGAAAACTGGTAAAGAACTGAAACCCGGTACCGTACTGCGGATCGACAACGACCCGTGGCTGGTCCAGAAAGCCGAATTCACCAAGTCGGGTCGCAACAGCGCGATCATGAAGACCAAGCTGAAGAACCTGCTGACCGGCTACAAGACCGAAACCGTCTACGGTGCGGACGACAAGCTGGACGACGTGATCCTGGATCGCAAAGAAGCGACCCTGTCGTTCATCAGCGGTGACGCGTACACCTTCATGGACACCACCGACTACACCATGTACGAACTGAACGCCGAAGACATCGACGCCGTTCTGCCGTACATCGAAGAAGGCATGGAAGACATCTGCGAAGCCGTCTTCTTCGAAGGCCGCCTGGTATCGGTTGAACTGCCGACCACCATCAGCCGTCAGGTTGTCTACACCGAGAACGCTGCCCGCGGCGACACCTCCGGCAAGGTCATGAAGCCTGCCAAACTGAAGAACGGCACTGAGATCCAGGTTGCCGACTTCATCCAGATCGACGAGTGGATCGACATCGACACTCGCGACAACAGCTTCAAGGGCCGTTCCAAGAAGTAA
- the earP gene encoding elongation factor P maturation arginine rhamnosyltransferase EarP encodes MKVTWDIFCTVVDNYGDIGVTWRLARQLVAEHDLAVRLWVDDLNAFVPMCPGAHASALQQWQQGVEVRAWPAQWQPVEPADVVIGAFACQLPAPYIDAMRARATPPLWLNLDYLSAEDWVEGCHGLPSPQANGLRKVFFFPGFTDKTGGLLREASLLGQRDVLQQSAEAREAFLQGLGVQAQGDAQLVSLFAYENPQLGAWLDALATDTCATHLLVPQGRILADLGNWLGEPGLAVGDLHQRGALTVQILPFVSQDDYDRLLWCCDFNAVRGEDSFVRAQWAGRPMLWHIYVQEENAHWEKLEAFLGHYRQGLSDDAAQALMALWRAWNMNFDMRQAWQRARKHWPELQQHAHDWASRQAARPDLAKALVQFYRNSL; translated from the coding sequence ATGAAGGTCACCTGGGACATTTTCTGTACCGTCGTCGACAACTATGGCGATATCGGCGTGACCTGGCGCCTGGCCCGGCAGCTGGTGGCCGAGCATGATCTGGCGGTACGACTGTGGGTGGATGACCTGAACGCCTTCGTACCCATGTGCCCAGGCGCGCACGCCAGTGCCCTGCAGCAATGGCAGCAGGGCGTCGAGGTGCGCGCTTGGCCGGCCCAGTGGCAGCCCGTTGAGCCGGCCGATGTGGTCATCGGTGCCTTTGCCTGCCAGTTGCCAGCACCGTACATCGACGCCATGCGCGCCCGTGCCACGCCCCCCCTGTGGCTGAACCTCGATTATCTCAGCGCCGAGGACTGGGTCGAAGGGTGCCACGGCCTGCCATCGCCGCAAGCCAATGGCCTGCGCAAGGTGTTTTTCTTTCCGGGGTTTACCGACAAGACCGGTGGGCTGCTGCGCGAAGCGTCGTTGCTGGGGCAGCGCGACGTCTTGCAGCAATCGGCCGAAGCGCGCGAGGCGTTCTTGCAGGGGCTGGGTGTTCAGGCACAGGGCGATGCGCAGCTCGTTTCCCTGTTCGCCTACGAAAATCCGCAGCTCGGGGCCTGGCTCGATGCACTGGCCACCGACACCTGCGCCACGCACCTGCTGGTACCGCAAGGCCGCATCCTTGCCGACCTCGGCAACTGGCTGGGCGAGCCTGGGCTGGCCGTGGGCGACTTGCACCAGCGCGGCGCGCTGACGGTGCAGATTCTGCCATTCGTCAGCCAGGACGACTACGACCGCCTGCTCTGGTGCTGCGACTTCAACGCTGTGCGCGGCGAGGACTCGTTCGTGCGGGCGCAGTGGGCCGGCCGCCCTATGCTCTGGCATATCTACGTGCAGGAAGAAAATGCCCACTGGGAAAAGCTCGAAGCTTTTCTTGGCCATTATCGACAGGGCTTGTCGGATGATGCCGCGCAGGCACTGATGGCATTGTGGCGTGCCTGGAACATGAATTTCGACATGCGCCAGGCCTGGCAACGGGCCCGTAAACACTGGCCAGAACTGCAGCAGCATGCCCACGACTGGGCGTCCCGCCAGGCCGCTCGGCCGGACCTCGCCAAGGCGCTGGTACAGTTTTACCGAAATTCGCTATGA
- a CDS encoding transcription elongation factor GreAB, with protein MDKAALLSRIIVALQADMEVLRRAAQTAYETATAEENIAENKYDTLGLEASYLATGQARRTAEIRQALLTYQQLLLRDYDPARGVQVSNLVTLEDEDGGQRLLFLGPEAAGLKIGEGEGLVTVITPRSPLGQLLVGKKVDDEVSLGSQAFFVIEVV; from the coding sequence ATGGACAAGGCCGCCCTGCTTTCTCGCATCATCGTTGCCCTGCAAGCGGACATGGAGGTTTTGCGCCGCGCGGCGCAGACCGCCTACGAAACCGCCACCGCCGAAGAGAACATCGCCGAGAACAAGTATGACACCCTGGGCTTGGAAGCGTCGTACCTGGCCACTGGACAGGCCCGGCGCACGGCCGAGATTCGCCAGGCGCTGCTGACCTACCAGCAATTGCTGCTGCGGGACTATGACCCGGCGCGCGGGGTGCAGGTGAGCAATCTGGTGACGCTGGAAGATGAGGATGGCGGGCAGCGCTTGCTGTTTCTGGGGCCTGAGGCGGCCGGGTTGAAGATTGGCGAGGGTGAAGGGCTGGTGACTGTGATTACTCCGCGTTCGCCCCTGGGGCAATTGCTGGTCGGAAAGAAGGTCGATGATGAGGTGAGCCTGGGGTCGCAGGCGTTCTTCGTGATCGAGGTTGTCTGA
- a CDS encoding LysR family transcriptional regulator, protein MATESFSALECFIRSAEVGSFAEAARRLSLTPAAVGKHVAQLEARLGVRLFQRSTRKLTLTEAGQRFLGEVSDSFRTIQYAVANLASAEGQPAGLLRVSMGTVFGRLYVLPLLGEFLRRYPAITPDWHFDNRQVDLIGQGFDAAIGGGFELPPGVVARKLTVAHRVLVASPGYLQRHAPIEDPEVLQRHDGILIRSPQTGRVRSWPLTSRRQEQQPLLLRQAMTMSDSDAACAVAVQGLGIALVSLPFAVPYLDAGSLQRVLPDWYVDDGHISLYYAGHKLLPGKTRAFIDFVVEQFAARGLAGRFDALAGV, encoded by the coding sequence ATGGCTACTGAATCCTTCAGCGCCCTTGAGTGTTTCATTCGCAGCGCCGAGGTCGGCAGTTTCGCCGAGGCAGCCAGGCGCCTGAGCCTGACCCCGGCGGCGGTGGGCAAGCACGTTGCCCAGCTGGAAGCGCGCCTCGGGGTGCGGCTGTTCCAGCGTAGTACGCGCAAGCTCACCCTGACCGAAGCAGGGCAGCGTTTTCTGGGTGAGGTGAGTGACAGCTTCCGCACCATCCAGTACGCCGTGGCCAACCTGGCCAGCGCCGAAGGCCAGCCGGCGGGGCTGTTACGGGTGAGCATGGGCACGGTGTTCGGCCGGTTGTATGTGCTGCCGTTGCTGGGCGAATTCTTGCGGCGGTACCCGGCGATCACGCCGGACTGGCATTTCGACAACCGGCAGGTGGACTTGATCGGCCAGGGCTTCGATGCCGCCATTGGGGGTGGTTTCGAGCTGCCGCCCGGGGTGGTGGCGCGCAAGCTGACGGTGGCGCACCGGGTATTGGTGGCGTCGCCCGGGTACCTTCAGCGACACGCACCGATCGAAGACCCCGAGGTGCTGCAACGTCACGATGGGATCTTGATCCGTTCACCGCAAACCGGGCGGGTACGGTCCTGGCCGTTGACCAGCCGCAGGCAGGAGCAGCAGCCCCTGTTGTTGCGCCAGGCGATGACCATGAGCGATTCGGATGCGGCTTGCGCAGTGGCCGTGCAGGGGTTGGGAATTGCCCTGGTCAGCCTGCCGTTTGCCGTGCCGTATTTGGATGCAGGGTCGCTGCAGCGGGTGCTGCCTGACTGGTATGTCGACGATGGGCATATCAGCCTGTACTACGCCGGGCACAAGCTGTTGCCGGGCAAGACCCGGGCGTTCATCGACTTTGTGGTGGAGCAGTTTGCTGCGCGGGGGTTGGCAGGGCGGTTCGATGCGTTGGCGGGCGTGTAG